The Candidatus Eremiobacterota bacterium DNA segment GCTCGAGCTGGCGGCGATCTCGATCGCGATCTCGTTCGTCACCGGCGTTTTGCTCGCGCTCGGGCGCCTCTCGCGCTTCCGGCCGCTGAGCCTGATCGTGACGACGTACATCGAGGGAATGCGCGCGGTGCCGGTCTTGCTGGTGATCTTTTTCGCCTACTTCGCGCTGCCCCGGATTCTCGGCTTGAAGCTCGACCCGTTCGTCGCCGGCGTGATCGCGCTGTCGGCGTTCACCGCGGCGCTCGTCGCGGAGATCGTGCGCGCCGGCATCCTTGCCGTGCCGAAAGGCCTCACCGAAGCCGCGCTCTCGCAGGGGCTTTCGCAAGCACAGGTC contains these protein-coding regions:
- a CDS encoding amino acid ABC transporter permease, with product MDLSWLFNGPTLIFLAGGLGITLELAAISIAISFVTGVLLALGRLSRFRPLSLIVTTYIEGMRAVPVLLVIFFAYFALPRILGLKLDPFVAGVIALSAFTAALVAEIVRAGILAVPKGLTEAALSQGLSQAQVLRIVTLPIAVRQMMPALVAQFVTLLKDTSLTAVIGILELTRRGQIVFAQPPFQPIPVFALIALIYFTANFGLSQIGRRLEARTL